GTAAACCATCGGCCTCCTTCACGTGGATCCTGTGCTGTAAGCTACAAGTCTATTGCTGCCCCGGTCCTTATTCACACATTACACCTGGTGGACTGTGACCTGATAAACTCTGCCTGGATGTTACACCATAGTGACGGGACGGACACTGTGGAGGTCCGGATACAGCAGCTATGGCGTCCAGCGCAATGACCAGAAATGACACTTGTCATAGagtaacagggacatgaagctccTCCGTGCACACGCGATGATGGCGCCTCCTTTATCTCAGGATCGCGCTGCTGTCTGTACCGGAGGAAACAGCGGCCAGTGATCATACAGCTCTGCCGGGGAGAAGGTGGTGGCtctgaaaagagcctttgtgggACAAGAAACGGGCGGCTCTCGGTTATTTCTTCGTCACGGTCTTCCTGGACTTAGACGccttcttagccggactcttggcagctttcttagccggactcttggcagctttcttagccggactcttggcagctttcttagccggactcttggcagctttgggCTTGGCCGCCTTCTTTGCTGGGCTCTTTGTTATTTTCTTGGGGGCAGGTTTTGGCTTCTTTGGGGTCTTCGCCACCTTCTTGGCAGCGGCAGGCCTCTTGGCCTTTGTCAGGCTCTTGGCCGGAGTCTTCTTCGGGGATTTGGCAGCAGCCGCCGGCTTCTTCTTGACCGCTTTGTCCTTAGTCTCCAGCTGCTTCTTGTTCAGCTTGAAGGAGCCGGAGGCGCCGCTGCCTTTCACATGGAGCAGGGTTTCCTTGGTCACCAGAGTCTTGAGCGCCATCTTCAGGCGGCTGTTGTTCTTGTCTACATCGTATCCTCCAGCAGCCAGAGCCTTCTTCAGGGCGGCCAGAGACACCCCACTGCGCTCTTTGGAGGCGGACACGGCTTTCACGATGAGCTCGGACACGCTGGGACCGGAAGATTTCTTGGCGCCccctgctgcaggttttttcgGCTGCTTCTTGGATTTGGCGGCCGGCTCGGTGGGAGGAACAGCGGCGGTTGGTGCGGTCTCTGCCATCGTATAACACGGGAATCCACTAAAACAATTATTCTGCGAGGGAAAAACACTGAGAACAGAGTTGGGGGGCGCCTCTTATATGTACAGCGGCTGCTCGGTGATTGGCTGCGATTGTCCTGAGCGTCTATTGGCTGACACTGATCACATGTCCTTCCTTTCCTCATCTGACAGGAGTGAAGCTCCGCTCTCCCCTTGTGCTTCCCTGCCCGGGATAAGAGCCCTTTACCGACTAGAAGCGGCCGGGCGAGCGGGCTCTCTACGTGACTTCCCCCTCCCTGACATTCTCTCTACTCATTTCTAGCCTTCAATGGCAGAGATGCTGGGAAGGAGCCGGGAGGAGGCCCCGGGATCTCTGCCATAGTTCTGACGATCTGCACGTCGCTGTGATCGGACAAGATAAATGTGTTTGCGGGAGCTCGTTCCTTCTATTCCCGGCACTTGTCACTATCACAGGGTTCTTTACCACAATGTCTAACGTGCGGGAAGCTGATTGTCCGATGCGGGGGCGACCTGGAGCTGCAGAGAGCCCAGAAGGGTAACCCGGCACAGACGCGATGTCGGAGTGTCTTCCGCCTGTCTTACTGTAacttggcacagaggagacaccagaaactgctccacctgtgttacaataacccagcacagaggaaacGCCAGAGTTTGCTCTACCTATGTTACAATAAGTCGTCACAGGCAAGAAACCagcgtctgctccacctgtattacaacttCCCAGCACATAAAAGGCACAAGTCTGCTCCTCCTTTACTaaaataacctgacacaggccagaccccaaaacctgctcctccagcagtacattacccggacacagacaggacactagagacttctccacctgtataactataacctagcACAGAGGCGGGAACAGACACTGTGTGTTCCTCTCGTACTACATTAAGCCGGCAAAAGACAAGACACCGTAGtattgtccctgtcccctcatattacgGCCATTATGTCTCCtgcaggagggtacagggacacaatgccggtaatatgtccctgttccctcatcttcgaggcattatgtccctgttccttcatattaccggctttatgtccctgttccctcatctaccaggcattatgccactgttccctcatattacaggcattatgtccctgttccttcaaattacaggctttatgtccctgttccttcatattaccgtctttatgtccctattccctcatctaccaggcattatgcccctgttccctcatattacaggcattatgtccctgttccttcatattacaggcattatgatccttcatattacaggcttcatgtccctgttccttcatattacagggtttatgtccctgttccctcatattacagacattatgtccctgatccttcatattacaggcttcatgtcaatattccttcatattaccggctttatgcccctgttccctcatattacaggcattatgtccctgttccctcatcttacaggcatgatgtccctgttccttcataataccggcattatgtccctgttccttcataataccggcattatgtccctgttcactcatattacaggcattatgtccctgttccctcatattacaggcattttgtccctgttccttcatattaccggcataatgtccctgtttcctcatcttacaggcattatgtccctgttccttcatattac
The nucleotide sequence above comes from Rhinoderma darwinii isolate aRhiDar2 chromosome 11, aRhiDar2.hap1, whole genome shotgun sequence. Encoded proteins:
- the LOC142663361 gene encoding histone H1A-like gives rise to the protein MAETAPTAAVPPTEPAAKSKKQPKKPAAGGAKKSSGPSVSELIVKAVSASKERSGVSLAALKKALAAGGYDVDKNNSRLKMALKTLVTKETLLHVKGSGASGSFKLNKKQLETKDKAVKKKPAAAAKSPKKTPAKSLTKAKRPAAAKKVAKTPKKPKPAPKKITKSPAKKAAKPKAAKSPAKKAAKSPAKKAAKSPAKKAAKSPAKKASKSRKTVTKK